One genomic region from Halosolutus amylolyticus encodes:
- a CDS encoding helix-turn-helix domain-containing protein, protein MYEVTFRVEGDDAYSAPTRETGATIELWCNDHCDLLHVSDGDGGAADAVRSHVADLVGIRDEVRNDSELILVTADCLRKHEYDNIKQDVVAHDCLLLQPIRYKRGEKFCRVLSLTAENLADLYETLREQSTVSVESKREIETVSQDRPLMTLETVLTPLSTRQREAVVIACERGYYSIPRETTTQALAEELGVDRRTYEEFLRRAEQKLVESMVEYMYH, encoded by the coding sequence ATGTACGAGGTTACGTTCCGTGTTGAGGGGGACGACGCTTATTCTGCCCCAACGCGAGAGACGGGGGCAACGATCGAACTCTGGTGCAACGACCATTGCGACCTCCTGCACGTCTCGGACGGCGACGGCGGTGCGGCCGACGCCGTTCGCTCGCACGTCGCCGACCTCGTCGGCATCAGAGACGAGGTTCGGAACGACAGTGAACTGATACTCGTCACGGCCGATTGCCTCCGAAAGCACGAGTACGACAATATCAAGCAGGACGTCGTGGCGCATGACTGTCTGCTTCTGCAACCGATCCGGTACAAGCGCGGTGAGAAGTTCTGTCGCGTCCTCTCGCTAACTGCGGAGAACCTCGCTGACCTCTACGAGACGCTTCGCGAGCAGTCCACTGTGAGCGTCGAGTCGAAACGTGAGATCGAGACGGTCTCCCAGGATCGACCGCTGATGACGCTTGAGACGGTGCTAACACCGCTGTCGACTCGTCAGCGAGAGGCAGTCGTGATTGCTTGCGAACGGGGATACTACTCAATTCCCCGCGAAACCACGACACAGGCACTCGCGGAGGAACTCGGTGTCGACCGGCGGACCTACGAGGAGTTCCTCCGCCGAGCGGAGCAGAAACTCGTAGAGTCGATGGTTGAGTACATGTATCACTGA
- the hutU gene encoding urocanate hydratase: MTDGSSTGPSPVWEEYQGARTGTDIECEGWRQEAALRMLNNNLDPDVAEDPENLVVYGGIGQAARSWDAYETIVEELRSLADDQTLLVQSGKPVGRLQTHERAPRVLIANTNLVSKYDTWEHFRDLDEKGLMMMANYTAGSWGYIGTQGVLQGTYETLAEVGRQHFPEIEGLRGKIVATAGLGGMGGNQPLAVTMNQGVCIVAEVSEERIDRRIETGYCQEKADNLDEAIERAREHAERGKPYSVAVPVNAVKMLESMLDRGIFPDVLTDMTTAHDELNGYYPLGYTTEEADQFREEDPDRYVEEALDTMERHVDAIIELQDRGTVAFAYGNNIRGQVADHRDGDEPWPLSGTPADERDPFDFPGFVPAYVRPLFCRGKGPFRWVALSGKEEDIYRTDELVREMFPDDESLHRWIDLAQEQVEFQGLPARICWLGQRAEDDKSDEPLSERARFALRVNELVGKGELSAPVVVTRDQLDGGSVASPTRATEDMKDGSDAVADWPILNALTNCAAGADIVSVHGSAGSFGLATSSNNHVVLDGSDLAAEKARTVLDADPSTAVLRHADAGYEEAIEEARESDVHVPMRETGPLDYETE, translated from the coding sequence ATGACGGACGGATCGTCCACGGGGCCGAGTCCAGTCTGGGAGGAGTATCAGGGCGCGCGGACGGGGACCGACATCGAGTGCGAGGGCTGGCGCCAGGAGGCTGCCCTCCGCATGCTCAACAACAACCTTGATCCCGACGTCGCCGAAGATCCCGAAAATCTCGTCGTCTACGGTGGGATCGGACAGGCGGCCCGCTCGTGGGACGCCTACGAGACCATCGTCGAGGAACTCCGGTCGCTCGCCGACGACCAGACCCTGCTCGTACAGTCCGGCAAACCGGTGGGCAGACTTCAGACGCACGAACGCGCGCCACGAGTACTGATCGCGAACACGAACCTGGTCAGCAAGTACGACACCTGGGAGCATTTCCGCGATCTAGACGAGAAGGGACTGATGATGATGGCTAACTACACCGCGGGTTCGTGGGGATACATTGGCACGCAGGGTGTCCTGCAGGGCACCTACGAGACGCTTGCGGAGGTCGGTCGGCAGCACTTCCCTGAGATTGAGGGGTTGCGCGGCAAGATAGTCGCCACGGCCGGCCTCGGTGGGATGGGCGGGAACCAGCCGCTGGCGGTAACGATGAACCAGGGCGTCTGTATCGTCGCGGAGGTCAGCGAGGAGCGCATCGACCGCCGCATTGAAACGGGCTACTGCCAGGAGAAGGCCGATAACCTCGACGAGGCTATCGAGCGTGCCCGCGAGCACGCCGAGCGCGGTAAGCCCTACTCTGTCGCCGTGCCCGTCAATGCGGTCAAGATGCTCGAATCGATGCTTGACCGCGGGATCTTCCCGGACGTGCTTACTGATATGACGACCGCCCATGATGAGCTCAATGGCTACTACCCGCTCGGGTATACGACCGAAGAGGCCGACCAGTTCCGCGAGGAGGACCCCGACCGCTACGTCGAGGAGGCCCTCGACACGATGGAGCGTCACGTCGACGCCATCATCGAACTGCAGGACCGAGGCACCGTCGCATTCGCATACGGAAACAATATTCGAGGGCAGGTCGCGGACCACCGCGACGGCGACGAGCCGTGGCCACTCTCGGGCACCCCTGCCGACGAGCGCGATCCCTTCGACTTCCCCGGCTTCGTCCCCGCATACGTTCGTCCGCTTTTCTGCCGCGGGAAGGGGCCCTTCAGGTGGGTGGCACTTTCTGGCAAGGAAGAAGACATCTACCGCACAGATGAGCTTGTCCGAGAAATGTTCCCTGACGACGAGTCGCTCCACCGCTGGATCGACCTCGCCCAGGAACAGGTCGAGTTCCAGGGCCTTCCCGCGCGGATCTGCTGGTTAGGCCAGCGCGCAGAGGACGACAAATCTGACGAACCGCTCAGCGAGCGCGCCCGCTTTGCCCTGCGAGTCAACGAACTCGTCGGGAAGGGCGAACTCTCCGCACCAGTCGTCGTCACCCGCGACCAACTCGACGGCGGCAGCGTCGCGAGCCCGACGCGGGCCACCGAGGACATGAAGGATGGCTCGGATGCGGTGGCAGACTGGCCGATCCTCAACGCACTAACTAACTGCGCAGCTGGCGCTGACATCGTCAGTGTCCACGGTAGCGCAGGGTCGTTCGGGTTGGCGACGAGTTCAAACAATCACGTCGTGCTCGACGGTTCCGATCTTGCCGCCGAGAAGGCCCGAACCGTGCTTGACGCCGATCCCTCGACAGCCGTGTTACGCCACGCCGACGCGGGCTACGAGGAGGCGATCGAGGAGGCCCGCGAGTCGGATGTCCATGTCCCGATGCGCGAGACCGGACCGCTGGACTACGAGACGGAGTGA
- a CDS encoding dihydroorotase: MTDYDLVVANGTVVDPEHGVFKGDIGVTGDRIAAVASSGTLKSERVIDASDRYVLPGVIDPHTHHGLFRDLADDARTESRSGLVGGVTTIGNIYRHGGSYIEGMDEQFSASEANYRHDYFFTLGLLSHDHTAEVPAIVEELGITSFKWYMNYKLDVAEMFGLERNLLDDVADAFIRELADLNAPTTLAYHSENSEITARLTEEVKRSERDDYGALVEKFPGYAEAQSMVSGANLARHHGYDDQFYVVHISARETADELAELHEMGYEVTGETCTHYLTLTAEECDERMKINPPVRSAKDREVLWERLADGTIDCVGTDHIANRFTEKVGEDIWDSMWGSPSSATLLPLILSEGVNEDRISIERAAAVTSTNVAKAWDLYPKKGSLRPGTDADLVIVDLNETRTVTPELLQSAADYSMYTDRDVTGWPTHTIVRGEVAYENGEVVAEPGFGTHIDRPI, from the coding sequence ATGACTGACTACGATCTCGTCGTCGCGAACGGGACGGTCGTCGACCCAGAGCATGGCGTCTTCAAAGGAGACATCGGCGTCACAGGCGATCGGATCGCCGCCGTCGCGTCTTCAGGCACACTCAAGAGCGAGCGCGTTATCGATGCAAGTGACCGGTACGTCCTACCAGGGGTTATTGATCCCCACACACACCACGGTCTGTTCCGGGACCTCGCCGACGACGCACGCACGGAGTCCCGATCGGGGCTCGTCGGAGGCGTGACCACCATTGGGAACATCTACCGCCACGGCGGCTCATATATCGAGGGAATGGACGAGCAATTCTCGGCAAGCGAGGCCAACTACCGTCACGACTACTTCTTCACGCTCGGACTACTCTCGCACGACCACACCGCAGAGGTACCTGCGATTGTCGAGGAACTTGGAATCACATCGTTCAAATGGTACATGAACTACAAGCTCGACGTCGCAGAGATGTTCGGATTAGAGCGCAACCTGTTAGACGACGTCGCCGACGCATTCATCCGCGAACTCGCCGATCTGAACGCCCCGACGACGCTAGCGTACCACTCAGAGAACTCAGAGATCACCGCCCGCCTGACCGAGGAAGTGAAGCGGTCCGAGCGAGACGACTACGGTGCGTTAGTCGAGAAGTTCCCGGGCTACGCCGAGGCACAGAGCATGGTCTCGGGAGCGAACCTCGCCCGTCATCACGGCTACGACGACCAGTTCTATGTCGTCCACATCAGTGCGCGAGAGACCGCCGACGAGTTGGCCGAACTCCACGAGATGGGCTACGAGGTGACCGGCGAGACGTGCACGCACTACCTTACGCTGACTGCCGAGGAGTGCGACGAGCGAATGAAGATCAACCCACCAGTTCGCTCCGCCAAGGACCGCGAAGTCCTCTGGGAACGTCTCGCCGATGGAACCATCGACTGCGTCGGAACCGACCATATCGCCAATCGCTTCACAGAGAAGGTCGGGGAAGACATATGGGACTCCATGTGGGGATCCCCCTCCAGCGCGACGCTCCTGCCGCTTATCCTCTCGGAAGGCGTCAACGAGGACCGCATCTCGATTGAGCGGGCCGCTGCAGTGACGAGCACTAACGTGGCAAAGGCCTGGGACCTCTACCCGAAGAAGGGGTCGCTGCGTCCGGGGACCGATGCCGACCTCGTCATCGTTGACCTCAACGAGACTAGAACCGTCACGCCCGAACTGCTCCAGAGTGCCGCGGACTACTCGATGTATACCGACAGGGACGTGACAGGCTGGCCTACTCACACGATCGTGCGTGGCGAGGTCGCCTACGAGAACGGAGAGGTCGTCGCCGAACCAGGGTTCGGTACACACATCGACCGTCCGATCTGA
- a CDS encoding DsrE family protein, which translates to MFVVTTIGPENTTKTVEPFMVGIGVKERGNETDLFLMQEAAYLGSDQHVDLSTLSAPGMPTVEEALEELLDAGSLGECIVCEPCAIARNIGEDDLREWATFGGPEDLARLAEENETTMTF; encoded by the coding sequence ATGTTTGTTGTCACTACGATCGGTCCGGAGAACACGACCAAGACGGTCGAACCGTTCATGGTCGGTATCGGCGTGAAGGAACGGGGCAACGAGACGGACCTATTCCTGATGCAGGAAGCCGCCTACCTCGGAAGCGACCAGCACGTCGACCTCTCGACGCTATCGGCTCCCGGAATGCCGACGGTTGAAGAAGCACTCGAAGAACTACTCGACGCCGGTAGCCTCGGTGAATGTATCGTCTGCGAGCCCTGTGCGATCGCTCGAAATATCGGCGAAGACGACCTCCGTGAGTGGGCGACGTTTGGTGGGCCTGAGGACCTCGCGCGGTTGGCCGAGGAGAACGAAACGACGATGACATTCTGA